In Anopheles gambiae chromosome 2, idAnoGambNW_F1_1, whole genome shotgun sequence, a single window of DNA contains:
- the LOC4576818 gene encoding E3 ubiquitin-protein ligase TRIM37 isoform X1, with amino-acid sequence MHRSLVQDLSLVGMASSSNRSDSRRHAPSTASAHSSTIPGSSSASMSSSVGATTTSYHSSMSCSPPDSPNATLSLSVSSSSARDASSRRHVLSHINDIFKCTICFGRLEDPHLCPQCSKLYCYDCIGEWLDSGSSQSCPNCKIFLQLDQLVKVRWFDDIQQLQRNLRALTCGSEERDGKPGEESLVPAADLCPKHRKRVNFYCSTCEQCVCEVCATGGDGDAGQHRDHTFKALQVTYEQHVALLDGELEKVEHYRDKLSLLLDKIDRNVELIRRVKTVKHKELEAIMVAALNSLDRQEEQKLTKLRVHQFKLMTEIEEVNEKLQAMRYDMEFHSKPQLIQMKPKIVAACNAIRLMPIRDFKQIRVPASLKIEIPHLFETGVFVVQNFSTFDDNKVVYSNEFSDCMGRTWRIMAWCVISEDHFGIYLELVHGRPCWMECTFQLIHLEPEKTISKTIRQYFDRTPQKGWGLRDFVTLKTILEENYLRLNDSLELLYNIRPCSPTETDHALDADESSSEH; translated from the exons ATGCATCGTTCGCTAGTCCA AGATTTATCCCTCGTCGGTATGGCTAGCTCCAGCAATCGAAGCGACTCCCGCCGGCACGCACCCTCCACCGCTTCCGCCCATTCGAGCACCATTCCAGGCAGCTCTTCTGCCTCTATGTCCTCCTCCGTCGGCGCTACCACCACCTCCTACCACAGCTCGATGAGCTGCTCGCCGCCTGACTCGCCCAACGCGACGCTGTCCCTGTCGGTCAGCAGCTCCTCGGCCCGGGACGCTTCCTCCCGCCGGCACGTCCTCTCGCACATCAACGACATCTTCAAGTGTACGATCTGCTTCGGCCGGCTGGAGGATCCGCACCTGTGCCCCCAGTGCTCGAAGCTGTACTGCTACGACTGTATCGGCGAGTGGCTCGATTCGGGCAGCAGCCAGAGCTGCCCGAACTGCAAGATCTTCCTGCAGCTGGATCAGCTCGTGAAGGTGCGCTGGTTCGACGAcatccagcagctgcagcgcaACCTGCGTGCGCTGACCTGCGGCAGCGAGGAGCGTGACGGCAAGCCAGGGGAGGAAAGCCTCGTGCCCGCGGCCGACCTCTGCCCGAAGCATCGCAAGCGGGTGAACTTCTACTGCTCCACCTGCGAGCAGTGCGTGTGCGAGGTGTGTGCGACGGGCGGGGACGGCGATGCGGGACAGCACCGGGACCACACGTTCAAGGCGCTGCAGGTGACGTACGAGCAGCACGTGGCCCTGCTGGACGGCGAGCTGGAGAAGGTGGAGCACTACCGGGACAagctgtcgctgctgctggacaAGATCGACCGCAACGTGGAGCTGATCCGGCGGGTGAAGACCGTCAAGCACAAGGAGCTGGAGGCGATCATGGTCGCCGCACTGAACAGCCTCGACCGGCAGGAGGAGCAGAAGCTGACGAAGCTGCGCGTGCACCAGTTCAAGCTGATGACCGAGATCGAGGAGGTGAACGAGAAGCTGCAGGCGATGCGCTACGACATGGAGTTCCACAGCAAGCCGCAGCTGATACAGATGAAGCCGAAGATCGTGGCCGCCTGCAATGCGATCCGGCTGATGCCGATCCGCGACTTCAAGCAGATCCGCGTACCGGCCAGCCTGAAGAT TGAAATTCCGCACCTGTTCGAGACGGGCGTCTTTGTGGTGCAGAACTTTTCCACCTTCGACGACAACAAGGTGGTGTACTCGAACGAGTTTTCCGACTGCATGGGGCGCACCTGGCGCATCATGGCGTGGTGCGTCATATCGGAGGATCACTTCGGCATCTATCTGGAGCTGGTGCACGGCAGACCCTGCTG GATGGAGTGTACCTTCCAGCTGATACACCTCGAGCCGGAGAAGACGATCAGCAAGACGATCCGCCAGTACTTCGACCGGACGCCCCAGAAGGGCTGGGGTTTGCGGGACTTTGTCACGCTGAAAACGATACTGGAGGAAAACTATCTGCGGCTGAACGATTCGCTCGAGCTGCTGTACAACATACGGCCCTGCTCGCCGACCGAGACGGACCATGCGCTGGATGCAGACGAATCGTCGAGCGAACATTGA
- the LOC4576818 gene encoding E3 ubiquitin-protein ligase TRIM37 isoform X2 translates to MASSSNRSDSRRHAPSTASAHSSTIPGSSSASMSSSVGATTTSYHSSMSCSPPDSPNATLSLSVSSSSARDASSRRHVLSHINDIFKCTICFGRLEDPHLCPQCSKLYCYDCIGEWLDSGSSQSCPNCKIFLQLDQLVKVRWFDDIQQLQRNLRALTCGSEERDGKPGEESLVPAADLCPKHRKRVNFYCSTCEQCVCEVCATGGDGDAGQHRDHTFKALQVTYEQHVALLDGELEKVEHYRDKLSLLLDKIDRNVELIRRVKTVKHKELEAIMVAALNSLDRQEEQKLTKLRVHQFKLMTEIEEVNEKLQAMRYDMEFHSKPQLIQMKPKIVAACNAIRLMPIRDFKQIRVPASLKIEIPHLFETGVFVVQNFSTFDDNKVVYSNEFSDCMGRTWRIMAWCVISEDHFGIYLELVHGRPCWMECTFQLIHLEPEKTISKTIRQYFDRTPQKGWGLRDFVTLKTILEENYLRLNDSLELLYNIRPCSPTETDHALDADESSSEH, encoded by the exons ATGGCTAGCTCCAGCAATCGAAGCGACTCCCGCCGGCACGCACCCTCCACCGCTTCCGCCCATTCGAGCACCATTCCAGGCAGCTCTTCTGCCTCTATGTCCTCCTCCGTCGGCGCTACCACCACCTCCTACCACAGCTCGATGAGCTGCTCGCCGCCTGACTCGCCCAACGCGACGCTGTCCCTGTCGGTCAGCAGCTCCTCGGCCCGGGACGCTTCCTCCCGCCGGCACGTCCTCTCGCACATCAACGACATCTTCAAGTGTACGATCTGCTTCGGCCGGCTGGAGGATCCGCACCTGTGCCCCCAGTGCTCGAAGCTGTACTGCTACGACTGTATCGGCGAGTGGCTCGATTCGGGCAGCAGCCAGAGCTGCCCGAACTGCAAGATCTTCCTGCAGCTGGATCAGCTCGTGAAGGTGCGCTGGTTCGACGAcatccagcagctgcagcgcaACCTGCGTGCGCTGACCTGCGGCAGCGAGGAGCGTGACGGCAAGCCAGGGGAGGAAAGCCTCGTGCCCGCGGCCGACCTCTGCCCGAAGCATCGCAAGCGGGTGAACTTCTACTGCTCCACCTGCGAGCAGTGCGTGTGCGAGGTGTGTGCGACGGGCGGGGACGGCGATGCGGGACAGCACCGGGACCACACGTTCAAGGCGCTGCAGGTGACGTACGAGCAGCACGTGGCCCTGCTGGACGGCGAGCTGGAGAAGGTGGAGCACTACCGGGACAagctgtcgctgctgctggacaAGATCGACCGCAACGTGGAGCTGATCCGGCGGGTGAAGACCGTCAAGCACAAGGAGCTGGAGGCGATCATGGTCGCCGCACTGAACAGCCTCGACCGGCAGGAGGAGCAGAAGCTGACGAAGCTGCGCGTGCACCAGTTCAAGCTGATGACCGAGATCGAGGAGGTGAACGAGAAGCTGCAGGCGATGCGCTACGACATGGAGTTCCACAGCAAGCCGCAGCTGATACAGATGAAGCCGAAGATCGTGGCCGCCTGCAATGCGATCCGGCTGATGCCGATCCGCGACTTCAAGCAGATCCGCGTACCGGCCAGCCTGAAGAT TGAAATTCCGCACCTGTTCGAGACGGGCGTCTTTGTGGTGCAGAACTTTTCCACCTTCGACGACAACAAGGTGGTGTACTCGAACGAGTTTTCCGACTGCATGGGGCGCACCTGGCGCATCATGGCGTGGTGCGTCATATCGGAGGATCACTTCGGCATCTATCTGGAGCTGGTGCACGGCAGACCCTGCTG GATGGAGTGTACCTTCCAGCTGATACACCTCGAGCCGGAGAAGACGATCAGCAAGACGATCCGCCAGTACTTCGACCGGACGCCCCAGAAGGGCTGGGGTTTGCGGGACTTTGTCACGCTGAAAACGATACTGGAGGAAAACTATCTGCGGCTGAACGATTCGCTCGAGCTGCTGTACAACATACGGCCCTGCTCGCCGACCGAGACGGACCATGCGCTGGATGCAGACGAATCGTCGAGCGAACATTGA
- the LOC1281632 gene encoding probable ribosome biogenesis protein RLP24, producing MRIETCFFCSNKIYPGHGMVFVRNDCKVFRFCRSKCRRAFNKKKNPRKIRWTKAYRKTNAKELTVDPSFEFEKRRNVPVKYDRELWNKTIEAVKKINEIKHRRECHFVMERLRKAREHEIHRDIVDVQKNISLIRSPAIGLKERRAKEEAQESALLMDVEDGEGEEEVQYVDARKLEKQLEESANLTDDEEMLRA from the exons ATGCGTATCGAGACGTGTTTCTTCTGCTCCAACAAAATCTATCCCGGCCATGGGATGGTTTTCGTGCGCAACGACTGCAAG GTGTTCCGATTCTGTCGGTCCAAGTGTCGCCGTGCGttcaacaaaaagaagaacccGCGCAAGATCCGCTGGACCAAGGCGTACCGCAAGACGAACGCGAAGGAGCTGACGGTCGACCCGAGCTTCGAGTTCGAGAAGCGGCGCAATGTCCCGGTCAAGTACGATCGCGAGCTGTGGAACAAGACGATCGAGGCGGTGAAGAAGATCAACGAAATCAAGCACCGGCGCGAGTGCCACTTCGTGATGGAGCGGCTGCGCAAGGCGCGCGAACACGAGATCCATCGCGACATTGTGGACGTGCAGAAGAACATTTCACTGATCCGCTCACCCGCCATCGGATTGAAGGAGCGGCGGGCGAAGGAGGAAGCACAGGAATCGGCCCTGCTCATGGATGTGGAGGACGGCGAGGGCGAGGAGGAGGTCCAGTACGTCGATGCCCGCAAGCTGGAGAAACAGCTCGAAGAGTCGGCCAACCTTACGGATGATGAGGAAATGCTTCGCGCCTGA
- the LOC1281631 gene encoding neither inactivation nor afterpotential protein G — translation MGCLKKLVLASLVTTALCCGALLALWIWLGVEIIPNQIRDPRLLQDRSFDYIIVGAGTAGCVLANRLSENPNVTVLLVEAGDTFGAASIIPLISTAMQGTKYDWAFRTTPQKYSSHGLGNNQQLLPRGKGLGGSGQINYMLHFTGIREDFDRWERLGARDWSWHAMKPYLDKLNRAVDGEREDEDETSECNQQLTGEELYETNNHYASILSDSDKHGGSISFCSRKTTQIHPTAEGLYITEVDTRDSLLAKVFTEAPLELGSEYLFKPARYTIRNGIRWSSYHAYLRPAFRRPNLTILTSTSVAKVLFDETNRTKGILVQQATGNGPNAQSVTIAAKQEVILSAGALHTPQLLKLSGIGPKLELKRHGIALVHDSPLVGNNYFDHLNLPLFVSINATASVTMDKVLSVDTISQYLQHGQGVLATTAIAGIGSPRGGRFGIILFGMGSVDEQALRHVSNMKQDTFRAFFPSYQNTSQEGFLFLSTCHQPASRGAIFLRDRHIDSEPFFNPNYLKDRTDIECMIGAIRLAARTVRTAAFRRIGAHLHWPNVKRCSNFGPPVDGSQEEPSDRFLECILRTSALTGHHPGGTAAIGLHDEAVIDNQLRVNGVKGLRVVDASIFPAPVSGTPNSVVIAVAEKGSDIILQGAGD, via the exons ATGGGTTGCCTGAAGAAACTGGTGCTTGCTTCACTCGTGACGACCGCACTGTGTTGTGGTGCATTGCTTGCGCTGTGGATATGGCTCGGTGTGGAAATTATTCCCAATCAAATCCGCGATCCACGCCTACTGCAAGATCGTTCGTTCGATTACATTATCG TCGGTGCTGGAACTGCGGGATGTGTGTTGGCCAATCGGCTGTCCGAAAATCCGAACGTAaccgtgctgctggtggaagctGGTGATACGTTTGGGGCCGCTTCCATCATCCCCCTGATCAGCACGGCCATGCAGGGTACAAAGTACGATTGGGCTTTCCGGACGACACCACAGAAATACTCCTCCCACGGTCTAGGGAACAAT CAACAACTGCTACCACGCGGCAAAGGACTGGGCGGCTCGGGACAAATTAACTACATGTTGCATTTCACGGGCATACGGGAGGATTTTGACCGTTGGGAGCGGCTAGGTGCACGTGATTGGAGCTGGCACGCGATGAAACCTTATCTGGATAAGCTGAACCGTGCGGTGGATGGTGAACGGGAGGACGAGGATGAGACGAGTGAATGCAATCAGCAACTGACTGGCGAAGAGCTGTATGAG ACCAACAACCACTACGCCTCAATTTTATCGGACAGTGACAAGCACGGTGGAAGCATTAGCTTTTGTTCGAGGAAAACTACCCAAATCCACCCAACAGCGGAAGGTTTGTACATAACCGAGGTGGACACACGGGACTCGCTACTAGCGAAAGTGTTCACCGAGGCACCGCTAGAGCTTGGCTCGGAGTATCTTTTCAAACCCGCCCGGTACACCATCCGGAACGGAATCCGTTGGAGTAGCTACCATGCTTACCTTCGTCCCGCCTTCCGACGACCCAATCTGACCATTCTTACCTCCACGTCCGTTGCAAAGGTTCTGTTCGATGAAACCAATCGAACGAAGGGCATCCTCGTACAGCAAGCCACTGGAAACGGTCCCAATGCACAATCAGTTACCATTGCCGCTAAGCAGGAGGTGATTCTCAGCGCAGGGGCACTGCATACACCACAGCTGCTGAAACTGTCCGGCATTGGGCCGAAACTGGAGCTCAAGCGACACGGTATCGCTCTGGTGCACGATTCCCCGCTCGTGGGCAACAACTATTTCGATCACCTCAATCTACCACTGTTCGTCAGCATCAACGCCACGGCCAGCGTAACGATGGATAAGGTCCTTTCGGTGGATACGATCAGCCAGTACCTCCAGCACGGTCAGGGTGTACTGGCCACGACCGCCATCGCCGGCATTGGTAGCCCTCGCGGTGGTCGGTTCGGTATCATCCTCTTCGGGATGGGCAGTGTCGACGAGCAAGCGTTGCGCCACGTGTCCAACATGAAGCAGGACACGTTTCGAGCGTTTTTCCCCTCCTACCAAAACACCAGCCAGGAGGGTTTCCTGTTTCTGAGCACCTGCCATCAACCGGCCAGCCGGGGCGCAATTTTCCTCCGCGATCGACACATCGACAGTGAACCGTTCTTCAATCCCAACTATCTGAAGGATCGGACCGACATCGAGTGTATGATCGGGGCGATCCGACTGGCCGCTCGAACGGTACGCACGGCGGCGTTCCGTCGGATCGGGGCCCATCTGCACTGGCCAAACGTGAAACGATGTTCAAACTTTGGTCCACCGGTGGATGGGTCGCAGGAGGAACCGTCGGATCGGTTTTTGGAGTGCATCCTCCGTACCTCGGCACTGACCGGGCATCATCCGGGTGGGACGGCAGCGATCGGACTGCACGACGAGGCTGTGATTGACAATCAGCTAAG AGTCAACGGAGTGAAAGGATTACGAGTGGTGGATGCAAGCATTTTCCCCGCACCCGTGTCCGGTACGCCGAACTCGGTTGTGATTGCGGTGGCCGAGAAAGGGAGCGATATAATACTGCAAGGAGCTGGtgattaa